In Lathamus discolor isolate bLatDis1 chromosome 1, bLatDis1.hap1, whole genome shotgun sequence, the following are encoded in one genomic region:
- the SCOC gene encoding short coiled-coil protein isoform X3: MMNADMDAVEAENQVELEEKTRLINQVLELQHTLEDLSARVDAVKEENLKLKSENQVLGQYIENLMSASSVFQTTDTKSKRK, encoded by the exons ATGATGAATGCCGACATGGATG CTGTTGAGGCTGAGAATCAGGTGGAATTAGAAGAGAAAACACGCCTTATTAATCAAGTGTtggaactgcagcacacacTTGAAG ATCTCTCAGCACGAGTAGATGCTGTTAAGGAAGAAAACTtgaaactgaaatcagaaaacCAAGTTCTTGGACAGTATATAGAAAATCTGATGTCAGCCTCTAGTGTTTTCCAAACAACtgacacaaaaagcaaaaggaagtaA
- the SCOC gene encoding short coiled-coil protein isoform X1 → MPVSRTLKKESKMELPLDEEDGTFTNISLADDSAEHLSRIPPSKAERGHATMMNADMDAVEAENQVELEEKTRLINQVLELQHTLEDLSARVDAVKEENLKLKSENQVLGQYIENLMSASSVFQTTDTKSKRK, encoded by the exons ATGCCTGTCTCCAGAacattgaaaaaagaaagtaaaatggaGTTACCTTTGGATGAGGAGGATGGCACCTTCACCAACATTTCTTTGGCAGATGATTCAG caGAGCATCTGTCAAGAATACCCCCttcaaaggcagaaagaggCCACGCTACAATGATGAATGCCGACATGGATG CTGTTGAGGCTGAGAATCAGGTGGAATTAGAAGAGAAAACACGCCTTATTAATCAAGTGTtggaactgcagcacacacTTGAAG ATCTCTCAGCACGAGTAGATGCTGTTAAGGAAGAAAACTtgaaactgaaatcagaaaacCAAGTTCTTGGACAGTATATAGAAAATCTGATGTCAGCCTCTAGTGTTTTCCAAACAACtgacacaaaaagcaaaaggaagtaA
- the SCOC gene encoding short coiled-coil protein isoform X2 — MPVSRTLKKESKMELPLDEEDGTFTNISLADDSEHLSRIPPSKAERGHATMMNADMDAVEAENQVELEEKTRLINQVLELQHTLEDLSARVDAVKEENLKLKSENQVLGQYIENLMSASSVFQTTDTKSKRK; from the exons ATGCCTGTCTCCAGAacattgaaaaaagaaagtaaaatggaGTTACCTTTGGATGAGGAGGATGGCACCTTCACCAACATTTCTTTGGCAGATGATTCAG AGCATCTGTCAAGAATACCCCCttcaaaggcagaaagaggCCACGCTACAATGATGAATGCCGACATGGATG CTGTTGAGGCTGAGAATCAGGTGGAATTAGAAGAGAAAACACGCCTTATTAATCAAGTGTtggaactgcagcacacacTTGAAG ATCTCTCAGCACGAGTAGATGCTGTTAAGGAAGAAAACTtgaaactgaaatcagaaaacCAAGTTCTTGGACAGTATATAGAAAATCTGATGTCAGCCTCTAGTGTTTTCCAAACAACtgacacaaaaagcaaaaggaagtaA